The Vicia villosa cultivar HV-30 ecotype Madison, WI linkage group LG1, Vvil1.0, whole genome shotgun sequence genome includes a region encoding these proteins:
- the LOC131644389 gene encoding uncharacterized protein LOC131644389 codes for MNIISLHVQNNMKRINIFNSLTLALTFLAFVQKTESHIGPPVIHLPPPSLRPLCGPQLTLVSYACGMLSFTRGSPPSPTPPPSFPSSLDNDEGHQGHHDEGHQNHNHTHGHRHRRRHHRTSQEDNCCRWARDIDSRCVCEILVKLPLFLTRPLHEYTVVIGESCTVTYSCGGPI; via the coding sequence ATGAACATTATATCACTTCATGTTCAGAACAATATGAAGAGAATCAATATCTTTAATTCATTAACTCTGGCTCTGACATTTCTTGCATTTGTGCAGAAAACGGAGAGCCATATCGGGCCACCGGTTATTCACCTACCACCGCCCTCTCTTCGCCCGCTCTGTGGACCTCAGCTAACACTAGTAAGCTATGCTTGTGGAATGTTATCTTTCACTCGAGGATCACCTCCTTCTCCAACTCCGCCCCCATCCTTTCCTTCATCCCTAGATAACGACGAAGGACATCAGGGTCACCACGACGAAGGACACCAGAATCACAACCATACACACGGACATAGACACAGACGCAGACACCATAGGACCTCGCAAGAAGATAACTGTTGCCGGTGGGCTAGAGACATAGACAGCCGGTGTGTGTGTGAGATTCTAGTTAAGTTGCCTCTTTTCCTCACAAGACCTTTGCATGAATACACAGTGGTGATTGGAGAATCTTGTACGGTCACTTACTCATGTGGAGGACCAATATGA